A stretch of the Rhizobium sullae genome encodes the following:
- a CDS encoding SDR family NAD(P)-dependent oxidoreductase, whose amino-acid sequence MQRFTNKTVVVAGAGRDIGRACAIRFAQEGANVVLTYNGAEEGAASAAAEIEKLGRSALAIKADLTKRADAEAAIATASDRFGAIHSLVHVAGGMVARKTIAEMDEAFWHQVLDVNLTSLFVTAKAVLPRMAKGGAIVTFSSQAGRDGGGPGAIAYATSKGAVMTFTRGLAKEVGPNIRVNAVCPGMIATTFHDTFTKPEVRERVAGAALMKREGSSEDVAALVAFLVSDDAAYITGACYDINGGVLFS is encoded by the coding sequence ATGCAGCGTTTCACAAACAAGACTGTCGTCGTCGCCGGAGCCGGTCGCGATATCGGGCGTGCGTGCGCCATTCGTTTTGCCCAGGAAGGGGCGAATGTTGTGCTCACCTACAACGGTGCCGAAGAGGGGGCGGCGAGCGCAGCGGCCGAAATCGAGAAGCTCGGCCGTTCGGCTTTAGCAATCAAGGCCGACCTTACGAAACGTGCCGATGCCGAAGCGGCAATTGCCACAGCCTCCGACAGGTTCGGTGCCATTCATAGCCTTGTGCATGTCGCCGGTGGCATGGTCGCTCGCAAGACCATAGCCGAGATGGACGAGGCGTTCTGGCATCAGGTCCTCGACGTGAACCTAACGTCTTTGTTCGTGACGGCAAAGGCCGTCCTTCCGAGGATGGCGAAGGGGGGCGCGATCGTGACCTTCTCCTCCCAGGCTGGCCGCGATGGCGGCGGGCCAGGTGCTATCGCCTATGCCACGTCCAAAGGTGCCGTCATGACGTTCACGCGGGGTCTTGCAAAGGAAGTCGGCCCCAATATTCGCGTCAATGCAGTTTGCCCTGGCATGATCGCGACGACCTTTCATGACACCTTCACCAAGCCCGAAGTTCGCGAACGGGTGGCCGGTGCCGCGCTCATGAAACGAGAAGGATCGAGCGAAGACGTCGCGGCGCTGGTGGCCTTCCTGGTGTCGGACGACGCGGCCTACATCACCGGTGCCTGCTACGACATCAATGGCGGCGTGCTGTTTTCCTGA
- a CDS encoding sugar phosphate isomerase/epimerase family protein — MRGLEYCFSTLGCSDLNLHQVADLAKRNGIEAVELRGLSGTLDLPAALAAEFGKPSGLAAFLSRQKIRVAALNTSVRLFDGPDLSPIEPFIAWAEAAGAGYLRVFDGGSRLSKAGMVQAGDMLDAWQAMRQSRGLKVDLMIETHDALADFEQLVAFVEQVPAARILWDTHHTWAKGSGAEALWGRIAASVVHLHVKDSALDGDGRRHYVLPGQGDFPMAGLMSLLSSDERRLPISLEWERHWHPELPPLEDALTAASGWWRQGVF; from the coding sequence ATGAGGGGATTGGAATATTGCTTCTCCACCCTTGGCTGCTCGGACCTGAACCTGCACCAAGTGGCCGATCTGGCGAAACGAAACGGCATCGAGGCCGTAGAACTGCGTGGGCTTTCCGGAACACTCGATCTGCCGGCGGCACTTGCCGCCGAGTTCGGCAAGCCTTCCGGCTTGGCGGCTTTCCTGTCCCGTCAAAAGATAAGAGTCGCTGCGCTGAATACGTCCGTACGTCTGTTCGATGGGCCCGATCTGTCCCCGATCGAACCATTTATCGCCTGGGCTGAGGCGGCGGGCGCCGGATATCTGCGTGTCTTCGATGGCGGCAGCCGATTGAGCAAAGCCGGTATGGTGCAAGCCGGGGACATGCTGGATGCTTGGCAGGCGATGCGGCAGTCGCGTGGTCTGAAGGTCGACCTGATGATCGAGACCCACGATGCGCTGGCGGATTTCGAGCAACTTGTTGCGTTTGTCGAGCAGGTGCCGGCAGCGCGAATTTTGTGGGACACGCATCATACATGGGCGAAGGGGTCGGGCGCCGAGGCTCTCTGGGGCCGCATTGCGGCGAGCGTCGTCCATTTGCACGTCAAGGACAGCGCGCTGGATGGTGATGGGCGCCGGCATTACGTCCTGCCGGGACAGGGTGATTTTCCCATGGCAGGGCTGATGTCGCTTCTTTCGTCGGACGAGCGCCGCCTGCCGATCAGTCTGGAATGGGAGCGCCATTGGCATCCGGAATTGCCTCCCCTCGAGGACGCATTGACGGCAGCGTCTGGTTGGTGGCGACAAGGAGTTTTCTGA
- a CDS encoding hydroxyacid dehydrogenase, giving the protein MTGSSRKPRLLVAMRDELPEGFFGPHEWVRLKAVVDVIPGFPFTDFDTLTGAEALAEADILLAAWGTPALTRARLKRAPRLRMVAYAAASVRTFAPAEFWDAPGILVTTAASAMAVPVAEFTFAAIIMCGKDVFRLRDDHRAERGAGGFGSRRGLNFPYLGNHSRRVGIVGASRIGRLIIEMLARSKFQIAVYDPFLKAQEAAALGAMKMELHDLLAWSDTVSLHAPILPETRHMIGARELSLMADRAVLINTARGWLVDHGALLVEARSGRLRILIDTPDPEPLPPDSPFYDLPNVVLTPHIAGALGNELRALSDLAITEIERFVGGLPPLHPVHKRDLEHMA; this is encoded by the coding sequence ATGACGGGAAGCTCGCGTAAACCAAGACTGCTCGTCGCCATGCGGGACGAACTTCCCGAGGGATTTTTCGGGCCGCACGAATGGGTGAGGTTGAAGGCAGTGGTGGATGTTATTCCGGGTTTCCCCTTCACCGACTTCGACACGCTGACGGGTGCCGAAGCGCTTGCCGAGGCGGATATTCTTTTGGCGGCTTGGGGCACCCCGGCGTTGACGAGGGCGCGTCTCAAGCGTGCGCCCCGGCTCAGGATGGTCGCCTATGCGGCAGCGTCCGTGCGCACGTTCGCGCCAGCTGAATTCTGGGACGCGCCCGGCATCCTCGTTACGACGGCCGCGTCGGCCATGGCCGTTCCTGTTGCCGAATTCACCTTTGCGGCGATCATCATGTGCGGCAAGGATGTCTTCCGCCTGCGCGACGATCACCGAGCCGAGCGAGGTGCTGGTGGCTTCGGCAGCCGGCGCGGCCTGAATTTTCCCTATCTCGGCAATCATTCCCGTCGCGTCGGGATTGTGGGGGCCTCGCGGATTGGCCGTCTGATCATCGAGATGCTCGCCCGCAGCAAATTCCAGATCGCGGTTTACGATCCCTTCCTTAAAGCGCAAGAAGCCGCGGCACTCGGCGCCATGAAGATGGAACTGCATGATCTTCTCGCATGGTCCGATACGGTTTCGCTCCATGCGCCGATTTTGCCCGAGACCCGCCATATGATCGGCGCGCGCGAATTGTCGCTGATGGCAGATCGTGCTGTGTTGATCAATACGGCGCGGGGCTGGCTTGTCGATCATGGCGCGCTGCTGGTCGAAGCCCGGTCGGGGCGGTTGCGCATTCTGATCGATACGCCCGATCCCGAGCCTCTGCCACCGGATAGCCCGTTCTACGATCTTCCCAATGTCGTGCTGACTCCCCACATCGCCGGGGCGTTGGGCAATGAATTGAGGGCGCTTTCCGACCTTGCGATTACCGAGATCGAACGGTTCGTCGGCGGCCTCCCGCCGCTCCATCCCGTGCATAAGCGTGATCTGGAGCACATGGCATGA
- a CDS encoding carbohydrate ABC transporter permease, with amino-acid sequence MASFNLYSRSDRIFGWANAILLGLFVLSTLYPFIYVLAVSVSSGAAVTAGRVTLWPVDLTLAAYDRVLSDRMFWVAYGNTFIYTFGGTLMSLAIMIPGAYALSRKRLRGRTFFNVAIAFTLWFHAGMIPFFLNMRDLGLLDSRFGIIIGFAANAFNVILLRNFFEAVPKSFEEAAKMDGASELQLLWKVFIPLSKPAIVTVALFCIVSRWNGYFWAMVLLRGEEKIPLQVYLKRVIVDLNSNDEFASSLLTARYSFETVTSAIMIASIIPVLIIYPYAQKYFTKGILLGGVKE; translated from the coding sequence ATGGCAAGCTTCAATCTTTATTCCCGCAGCGACAGGATTTTCGGCTGGGCCAACGCCATTCTCTTGGGCCTGTTCGTTCTGTCGACGCTCTATCCGTTCATCTATGTCCTTGCGGTTTCGGTCTCCTCCGGCGCGGCTGTCACGGCAGGCCGTGTGACGCTCTGGCCGGTTGATCTTACGCTCGCCGCCTATGATCGCGTGCTCTCGGACAGGATGTTCTGGGTCGCCTACGGCAATACCTTCATCTACACCTTCGGCGGCACGCTGATGAGCCTGGCGATCATGATACCAGGTGCCTATGCGCTGTCGCGCAAACGCCTGCGCGGCCGCACCTTCTTCAACGTCGCGATCGCCTTCACGCTGTGGTTCCACGCCGGGATGATCCCGTTCTTCTTGAACATGCGGGATCTCGGGCTTCTGGACAGCCGTTTCGGCATCATCATCGGCTTTGCCGCGAATGCCTTCAACGTCATCCTCCTGCGCAACTTCTTCGAAGCGGTGCCGAAATCCTTTGAGGAAGCCGCCAAGATGGACGGCGCGAGCGAATTGCAGCTCCTGTGGAAGGTCTTCATTCCGCTTTCCAAGCCGGCCATCGTCACCGTCGCGCTCTTCTGCATCGTCTCGCGCTGGAACGGATACTTCTGGGCAATGGTACTGTTGCGCGGCGAGGAAAAGATCCCGCTGCAGGTCTACCTCAAGCGCGTGATCGTCGATCTCAACTCGAATGACGAGTTTGCCTCCAGCCTGCTGACGGCCCGGTATTCGTTCGAGACGGTCACCTCGGCGATCATGATCGCCTCCATCATCCCCGTCCTCATCATTTATCCCTACGCACAGAAGTATTTCACAAAGGGAATTTTGCTGGGCGGGGTCAAAGAGTAG
- a CDS encoding alginate lyase, translating to MRHSAPAIVKQAHLDEPRPGSLTIGYAPSEQSPPTENPPRFSWLPDIDDGGRYILRVSADPGFADDKTRTYKDLAWSFFTPDETLPEGRYHWSYALWDPKTATCSSNWSAVRSFEISEKLPLTPLPGRAARHTASHISHPRLWMNSNRLETFAAAVAKDPDHCGWSDFFAKSAKPWLERPIIEEPKPYPNNVRVATLWRQMYIDCQEAIYAIRHLAIAGRVLGRDDLLDASRDWLLAVAAWDPTGATSRAYNDEAAFRVVVALAWGYDWLHDHLSEEQRNTVRAVLLRRTREVAEHVIAHARIHVFPYDSHAVRSLSAVLTPACIALYGESDEAVEWLDYTVEFLATLYSPWAGTDGGWAEGPHYWMTGMAYLIEAANLIRSYIGFDLYQRPFFQNTGRFPLYTKAPGTRRAGFGDDSTMGDLPGLKVGYNVRQFAGVTGDGHYQWYFDRIKADAIGTEAAFYNYGWWDLNFDELVYRHDYREVAAASPADLPALAVFNDIGWVAIQNNMQDPDQHLQFVFKSSPYGSLSHSHGDQNAFVLYAYGEDLAIQSGYYIAFNSSMHLHWRRQTRSKNAVLIGGKGQYAEKDKALARRAAGRIVEVEENPGHLRILGDATAAYQVANPLVQKAEREIHFVNDSYFVIVDHVECSEPQELQWLCHTVGAPQAGRSSFRYNGRKAGFYGQFIFSSAGMPQITAVEGFPGIDPAELEGLEVHHHICATAPAATRHSLVTLLVPYSLKEPKRIFSFIDDQGFSTDIYFTDVDDQRFKLSLPKQF from the coding sequence ATGCGTCACTCTGCCCCGGCCATAGTCAAACAAGCTCATCTCGATGAACCCCGACCGGGTTCATTGACCATTGGCTACGCGCCGAGCGAGCAGAGCCCTCCGACAGAGAACCCGCCGCGCTTCTCCTGGCTGCCCGACATCGATGATGGAGGGCGATATATCCTGCGGGTGTCGGCCGATCCCGGCTTCGCCGATGACAAGACGAGGACCTATAAGGACCTTGCCTGGAGTTTTTTCACTCCGGACGAAACCCTGCCGGAAGGTCGCTATCATTGGTCCTATGCGCTTTGGGATCCGAAGACCGCCACATGCAGTTCCAATTGGAGCGCGGTGCGCAGTTTTGAAATCAGTGAAAAATTGCCGCTGACCCCGCTGCCGGGCAGGGCCGCCCGACACACTGCCTCGCATATCAGTCATCCTCGGCTGTGGATGAATTCCAATCGGCTCGAAACTTTTGCGGCAGCCGTGGCAAAGGATCCGGATCACTGCGGCTGGTCGGATTTTTTTGCGAAATCCGCGAAACCCTGGCTTGAGCGTCCGATCATCGAGGAACCCAAGCCCTATCCCAACAATGTGCGCGTCGCGACACTTTGGCGGCAGATGTACATCGATTGCCAGGAGGCCATCTATGCGATCCGGCATCTTGCCATCGCAGGCCGCGTCCTGGGCCGGGACGATCTGCTGGACGCATCCCGCGACTGGTTGCTCGCCGTTGCGGCATGGGATCCGACCGGCGCAACCTCGCGCGCCTATAATGATGAAGCCGCGTTCCGCGTCGTCGTCGCATTGGCCTGGGGTTATGACTGGCTTCATGACCACTTGAGCGAAGAGCAACGCAATACAGTTCGAGCCGTCCTTCTGCGCCGGACGCGCGAGGTGGCTGAACATGTCATCGCCCACGCCCGCATCCACGTGTTTCCTTACGACAGCCATGCGGTGCGTTCGCTCTCGGCGGTGCTGACGCCGGCCTGCATCGCGCTTTACGGCGAAAGCGACGAGGCGGTCGAATGGCTCGACTATACCGTCGAATTCCTAGCGACCCTCTATTCCCCCTGGGCGGGAACAGACGGGGGATGGGCCGAGGGCCCCCATTACTGGATGACCGGCATGGCCTATCTCATCGAGGCCGCCAACCTGATCCGGTCCTATATCGGCTTCGATCTCTATCAGCGGCCGTTTTTTCAGAATACCGGCCGGTTTCCCCTTTACACCAAGGCACCGGGAACGCGGCGTGCCGGTTTTGGCGATGATTCGACCATGGGCGATCTGCCCGGCCTGAAGGTCGGCTACAATGTGCGCCAGTTTGCCGGCGTGACCGGGGATGGCCACTATCAGTGGTATTTCGATCGCATCAAGGCGGATGCGATCGGCACGGAAGCGGCCTTCTATAACTACGGTTGGTGGGACCTGAATTTCGACGAACTGGTCTATCGTCACGATTATCGGGAGGTGGCAGCGGCTTCGCCTGCCGACCTCCCCGCGCTTGCCGTCTTCAACGATATCGGCTGGGTGGCGATCCAGAACAATATGCAGGATCCCGACCAGCATCTGCAATTCGTCTTCAAATCGAGTCCCTATGGTTCGCTGAGCCACAGCCACGGTGACCAGAACGCCTTCGTTCTTTATGCCTATGGCGAAGATCTGGCGATCCAGTCAGGTTATTACATCGCCTTCAATTCCAGCATGCATCTCCACTGGCGGCGCCAGACCCGGTCGAAAAATGCGGTGCTCATCGGCGGCAAGGGGCAGTATGCAGAAAAGGATAAGGCGCTTGCCCGCCGCGCCGCCGGTCGCATCGTTGAGGTCGAGGAAAATCCCGGCCATCTTCGTATTCTTGGAGATGCGACGGCTGCTTATCAGGTCGCCAATCCGCTAGTTCAAAAAGCCGAGCGCGAAATCCACTTCGTCAACGACAGCTATTTCGTGATTGTCGATCACGTGGAGTGCTCCGAGCCGCAGGAACTGCAGTGGCTTTGCCACACGGTGGGCGCGCCGCAGGCCGGCCGATCGAGTTTCCGCTACAATGGTCGGAAGGCAGGCTTTTATGGACAGTTCATCTTTTCCTCCGCGGGCATGCCTCAAATCACGGCCGTCGAAGGATTCCCCGGCATCGATCCGGCGGAACTCGAAGGGCTCGAAGTGCATCACCACATTTGTGCCACCGCGCCGGCGGCGACGCGCCACAGCCTTGTGACCCTTCTCGTTCCCTACAGCCTGAAGGAGCCGAAGCGCATTTTCAGCTTCATCGACGATCAGGGCTTCTCCACCGACATCTATTTTACCGATGTCGATGACCAGCGTTTCAAACTGTCTCTTCCCAAGCAATTCTAG
- a CDS encoding MDR family MFS transporter, translating to MSEKTSHRGLVVVAIMASMAMIAIEATIVSTAMPQIAAQLGQINLYSWVFSSFLLTQTATTVVFGKLADIYGRKPMILLGIGLFLFASVLAGFAWSMPSMIAFRLLQGIGAGSIQPVAMTVVADLFPGNQRGKVQGYLASVWALSAVVGPLLGSLIIHNLPWAWVFWINVPVGLLAALGFILFLHEEKRSRIVSVDVLGATLFAISISSLMIALTEMENAVSGQTIAALVVAVVTLTAFIWQERRAEAPMVAPDLWLKRPIAFANLAVFFASMSIMGLTTFLPMYVQTVLNRSPLVAGFALTMLLLGWPCGATIASRQFGRFGLRPIMIAGSVCIPAGTCLLLLLTPSSSAVLAGAGSLVMGFGMGLLNICALILIQESVNWSERGSATASNVFSRNLGSTLGAAVLGAVLTYGLAHTASGQAITPEQLRALLNGTGAVVSSAEELRLALQHALHSTFLVMLVTAVLIVPACLLVPRPVARLEMQQET from the coding sequence ATGTCTGAAAAAACTTCCCATCGCGGGCTCGTTGTGGTCGCGATCATGGCAAGCATGGCGATGATTGCCATCGAGGCAACGATCGTTTCGACGGCGATGCCGCAAATCGCCGCCCAGTTGGGGCAGATCAACCTCTATTCCTGGGTTTTCTCGTCATTCCTTCTGACGCAGACGGCAACCACCGTTGTATTCGGCAAGCTCGCGGATATTTATGGCCGCAAACCGATGATCCTCCTGGGTATCGGATTGTTCCTGTTCGCATCCGTGCTTGCCGGCTTCGCATGGTCGATGCCGTCGATGATTGCTTTTCGGCTGCTCCAGGGTATCGGCGCCGGATCGATTCAGCCCGTCGCCATGACCGTAGTTGCCGATCTTTTTCCCGGAAACCAGCGAGGCAAGGTCCAAGGCTATCTCGCAAGCGTGTGGGCGCTGTCGGCCGTCGTTGGCCCGCTCCTCGGCAGCCTGATCATTCACAATCTCCCATGGGCCTGGGTATTCTGGATCAACGTGCCGGTAGGACTTCTCGCGGCATTGGGGTTCATACTGTTTCTGCACGAGGAGAAGCGGAGTCGAATAGTCTCTGTCGATGTGCTCGGCGCGACACTTTTCGCCATTTCTATTTCCTCGTTGATGATTGCTTTGACGGAAATGGAAAATGCCGTATCGGGCCAAACCATCGCTGCCCTCGTCGTCGCTGTTGTCACTCTCACCGCTTTCATCTGGCAGGAACGCCGTGCCGAAGCGCCCATGGTCGCTCCTGACCTGTGGCTGAAACGGCCGATAGCATTCGCAAACCTGGCGGTCTTTTTCGCAAGCATGTCGATCATGGGTCTGACGACATTCCTGCCGATGTACGTGCAGACGGTTCTCAACCGCTCGCCTCTCGTGGCAGGCTTCGCATTGACCATGTTGCTGCTGGGCTGGCCCTGCGGTGCAACGATCGCATCCCGCCAGTTTGGCCGCTTCGGTTTGCGACCCATCATGATCGCCGGCAGCGTCTGCATTCCGGCGGGCACGTGCCTGCTGCTTCTCTTGACACCCTCGAGTTCGGCTGTCCTGGCTGGCGCCGGCTCACTTGTGATGGGTTTTGGCATGGGATTACTCAATATCTGCGCCTTGATCCTCATCCAGGAAAGCGTGAACTGGTCTGAACGCGGCAGCGCTACCGCCTCGAACGTCTTCTCGCGAAATCTCGGTAGCACGCTCGGCGCAGCCGTCCTTGGTGCAGTGCTGACCTATGGCCTGGCGCACACCGCCAGCGGCCAGGCGATAACGCCGGAGCAACTGCGGGCTCTCTTGAATGGCACGGGTGCTGTCGTCAGCAGTGCAGAAGAGCTGCGGCTCGCCCTTCAGCACGCACTACATTCTACCTTCCTAGTCATGCTGGTGACCGCCGTATTGATCGTTCCAGCCTGCCTGCTTGTTCCGCGACCCGTAGCACGTCTGGAGATGCAACAGGAGACCTGA
- a CDS encoding extracellular solute-binding protein, giving the protein MTAVMMASPGSAQDAGKVTEDPLELTIHFHFRDKYVYSEKWPVEQKAAEITNIHVRNVASLATTSSRDAFNLLIASGDLPDIVGGDATGGLKEDFIRYGLEGAFIPLDDLIEENAPHLKAFFDSHPEIRNAISGPDGKIYFIPYVPDGKLSRGWFIRQDWLDKLGLKRPETPEEVHEVLRAFRDKDPNGNGIKDEVPYFAREEVDAVRLINLWDARVSGSERYGDFAVYDGKLRHPWAEENYKTGISHVAQWYKEGLIDKEIFTRGARSREYLLGNNLGGMTHDWFASTSTYNDALSGKIEGFALKPMLPPKTASGERFEDARRLRVQPAGWAISATNEHPVETIKYFDFWFSDQGRTLSNFGVEGLTYEMVSGKPQFKKEVLENKDPVNAQLWGVGAQVPRGFWMTYEYERQWTNKIALEGIDMYEQCNCLKDEFLGVSLNAEEKAVFDRYWPSILTYMTEMQQTWILGAQDINTGWDAYKKRLTDIGYDQVIDIMQAAYDRQYKAAR; this is encoded by the coding sequence ATGACGGCCGTGATGATGGCATCGCCCGGTTCGGCCCAGGATGCGGGCAAGGTAACCGAGGATCCGCTGGAGCTGACGATCCATTTCCACTTCCGCGACAAATATGTCTATTCGGAAAAGTGGCCGGTGGAGCAAAAGGCGGCAGAGATTACCAATATCCATGTCCGCAACGTGGCGTCGCTTGCAACGACCAGCAGCCGCGATGCGTTCAACCTCCTAATCGCCTCGGGCGATCTTCCCGATATCGTCGGCGGCGACGCGACCGGCGGGCTGAAGGAAGACTTCATTCGCTACGGGTTGGAAGGCGCCTTTATCCCGCTGGATGACCTGATCGAGGAAAACGCACCGCATCTGAAGGCCTTCTTCGACAGCCATCCTGAAATTCGCAATGCGATCTCCGGACCGGACGGCAAGATCTATTTCATTCCCTATGTGCCGGACGGGAAGCTCTCGCGCGGCTGGTTTATCCGCCAGGACTGGCTCGACAAGCTCGGACTGAAGCGACCCGAAACGCCGGAAGAGGTCCATGAAGTCCTCAGGGCCTTCCGGGACAAGGATCCCAACGGCAACGGTATCAAGGACGAAGTGCCCTATTTTGCCCGCGAGGAAGTCGACGCGGTCCGCCTCATCAATCTCTGGGATGCGCGCGTGTCGGGGTCCGAGCGCTACGGCGATTTCGCCGTCTATGATGGAAAACTTCGCCATCCCTGGGCCGAGGAAAACTACAAGACCGGGATTTCGCATGTCGCGCAGTGGTACAAGGAAGGGCTGATCGACAAGGAGATCTTCACGCGCGGCGCGCGCTCGCGAGAATATCTCCTGGGCAATAATCTCGGCGGCATGACGCATGACTGGTTCGCCAGCACCTCGACCTACAACGACGCATTGTCGGGAAAGATTGAGGGTTTTGCCCTGAAACCGATGCTGCCGCCCAAAACCGCCTCCGGCGAGCGATTTGAGGATGCCCGGCGGCTGCGCGTCCAGCCGGCGGGATGGGCAATTTCGGCGACCAACGAGCACCCGGTCGAGACCATCAAATATTTCGACTTCTGGTTCTCCGACCAAGGCCGCACTCTGTCTAACTTCGGTGTTGAAGGCCTGACCTATGAAATGGTCAGCGGGAAGCCGCAGTTCAAAAAGGAGGTTCTGGAAAACAAGGACCCCGTGAACGCGCAGCTCTGGGGGGTCGGCGCCCAGGTACCGCGCGGGTTCTGGATGACCTACGAATACGAGCGCCAGTGGACCAACAAGATCGCGCTTGAAGGCATCGACATGTACGAGCAGTGCAACTGCCTCAAGGACGAGTTCCTGGGCGTGTCGCTCAATGCCGAGGAAAAGGCCGTCTTCGACCGCTACTGGCCGAGCATCCTCACCTACATGACCGAGATGCAGCAGACGTGGATCCTCGGTGCTCAGGACATCAATACGGGCTGGGACGCCTACAAGAAGCGCCTGACCGACATCGGCTATGATCAGGTCATCGATATCATGCAGGCCGCCTACGACCGCCAATATAAGGCGGCGCGGTAA
- a CDS encoding glucarate dehydratase family protein has protein sequence MRIAEIHLTPVAIPDKPLLNCKGVHQPYALRTVIEVICDDGTVGLGESYGSTKALEGLRRAAPALIGLDPFHLHELKSRVITALPEGGGINARSAVADHKLTDVVASAFEVPCLDIQGKLLGRPVADLLGGAVRSSVSFSAYLFFKFGAHVGQEQDTWGEVLTPEQMVAEARVMIKAHGFRSLKLKGGVLHPDLEIETMLKLREAFPDHPLRIDPNGGWTVETAIHVARKLESVLEYLEDPVIGTDAMAEVAAATSIPLATNMIVLEFDQIAEVFRKRAVQIVLSDHHYWGGLRASTHLGKLCETLGLGVSMHSNSHLGITLAAMVHVAAATPNLSYDCDTHYPWIGVDVIEGAPFTFSDGALTVPDGPGLGVTLDRDSLAELAALYKQADMKERDDTAYMKQFDPGYERRVPRW, from the coding sequence ATGCGCATAGCCGAAATCCATCTCACACCTGTCGCGATACCCGACAAACCCCTGTTGAACTGCAAGGGCGTCCACCAGCCTTATGCGCTGCGCACTGTGATCGAGGTCATTTGCGATGACGGGACGGTCGGATTGGGCGAAAGCTACGGAAGCACCAAGGCGCTGGAAGGCCTGCGGCGTGCGGCGCCCGCTTTGATAGGGCTCGATCCTTTCCATCTTCACGAGCTGAAGTCGCGCGTCATAACGGCGCTGCCCGAAGGCGGCGGCATCAATGCGAGGTCCGCAGTCGCCGATCACAAGCTGACCGATGTGGTTGCGTCCGCCTTCGAGGTTCCGTGTCTTGATATCCAGGGCAAGCTGCTCGGGCGCCCCGTGGCCGACCTGCTCGGAGGCGCGGTGCGCAGCAGTGTCTCCTTCAGTGCCTATCTTTTCTTCAAGTTCGGCGCCCATGTCGGGCAGGAACAAGATACGTGGGGCGAGGTGCTCACGCCGGAGCAGATGGTCGCCGAAGCGCGGGTCATGATCAAAGCTCACGGATTCCGCTCGCTCAAGCTGAAGGGCGGCGTGCTGCATCCAGACCTCGAAATCGAGACGATGTTGAAGCTGCGGGAGGCCTTCCCCGATCATCCACTGCGGATCGATCCCAACGGCGGCTGGACTGTCGAAACGGCCATTCATGTTGCGCGCAAGCTGGAGAGCGTCCTGGAGTATTTGGAGGACCCGGTCATCGGCACGGATGCCATGGCGGAAGTCGCCGCCGCTACCTCGATCCCGCTCGCCACCAATATGATCGTGCTGGAATTTGATCAGATCGCCGAAGTCTTTCGCAAAAGAGCGGTGCAGATCGTTCTGTCCGATCACCATTATTGGGGTGGCTTGCGAGCATCGACGCATCTCGGCAAATTATGCGAGACCTTGGGCCTCGGCGTTTCCATGCATTCCAATTCGCATCTCGGCATCACCCTTGCGGCAATGGTTCATGTGGCGGCGGCAACACCGAACCTGAGTTACGACTGCGACACCCATTACCCCTGGATCGGCGTCGATGTGATCGAGGGTGCGCCATTCACTTTTTCTGACGGCGCCTTGACTGTGCCGGATGGTCCGGGTCTTGGCGTTACCCTTGATCGCGACAGTCTGGCCGAACTGGCGGCTCTCTACAAACAGGCGGACATGAAGGAGCGCGATGACACCGCTTACATGAAGCAGTTTGATCCGGGCTACGAGCGACGAGTGCCCCGATGGTAG